TCCTGACTCCTGAGTTCTGACTCCTAGCACTAGTTATCTTCCTGTCAACCCAATCTTGACAAAAAGTTCTCAGTATGAGAACATAAAGAGTGAAGGCATTGGAGAATAAACCCTATGCCTAATAGACCATGCATCTTATAAGTATTCGTAACCTGCGTGTCGATGCTGCCCGATATTCAGATGTGGCTTCTCAAATTGAATCTTGGTATCGAGTTGTTAAATCTGCATCATGGCGACACTTGGATGATGTTCGGAAAGTTTACCTAACAGCAGAGGCTGTAAGTCACTTCACTATATTCAATATCAAAGGCAATGCTTATCGTCTAATTGTAGGCATTGATTATGAGACTCAAACTGTTTATCACAAGTATTTTCTGACTCATGCTGAATACGACAAGGAAGATTGGAAAAATGATCCATATTATTAACATTATTGACGTTGCTAAGTAGTTAAATTGTTATAGGTCGCCGCCAAAAACGGGCGTATGGTAAGAGATATGACTTTTGACAATGCCACATATAGCCAACTATTAGTGGAGTATCAACCCAAAATCATTACAACTGAAGAGGAATATGATCGCGCTCTTCAAACTGTTGAAAAGCTGATGATAAATAAAAAACGTACTCCAGAACAAACTGCTTTATTGCAACTACTGGTCACTCTCATTGAAGACCATGAGAACAAGTTTTATCCCATACCATTATCCTCTGCTCATGCCGTACTTGCACACTTAATAGAAGTAAAAGGGATTAAACAAGTTGACTTAGTTGGAATTCTTGGCTCTAAGGGAGTTGTTTCTGAAGTTATCAATGGCAAGCGCTCAATTAGCAAGGCACAGGCAAAAGCTCTGGGAGAGTTTTTTAATGTCTCTCCAGCACTGTTCATCTAAAAACTGGTCATGAAGACTGGTTTTGATCCAGTGGCTTTATCTAAAGTACTTATTCTGTCAATAATAACACAATGCGATCGCCCCAAGGGGCGATCGCACTCTGGTTAATTCACATTGATTAAACTTTCGAGCGATCTGTCAAAATCTCGTATCCCGTCTCTGTCACCAACACAGTATGCTCAAACTGAGCCGATAGAGCATTATCCACTGTAACCGCTGTCCAACGGTCAGATAAGGTCCGTGTATGCTTAGAACCAGCATTCAAAATTGGCTCAATTGCCAGGGTCATCCCCGGACGCAGTTTTACATTCGGCATTTCGCGGGTGCGAAAGTTGAAAACTGAAGGTTCTTCATGCAGGTTTCGACCAACACCGTGTCCGGTAAAGTCCTCTACCACGCTGTAGCTATTTGCTTTTACGTGGTCTTCAATTGCCCCTGCAATGTCCATCAGGTAGTTACCTGCTTTCACCTGTGCAATGCCTTTGAAAAGGGCTTCTTCTGCTACACGAATCAATCGATCTGCTTCTGGAGTGACTTCGCCCACAGCAATTGTAATGCAAGAATCACCA
The sequence above is a segment of the Mastigocladopsis repens PCC 10914 genome. Coding sequences within it:
- the map gene encoding type I methionyl aminopeptidase; this encodes MNILSNLLSQPVQNKNQKKQRRGIEIKSPREIEIMRQSAKIVATVLKEISELVKPGMSTADLDAHAEKRIKEMGATPSFKGYHGFPASICSSINNEVVHGIPSAKKVIRSGDVLKVDTGAYYQGFHGDSCITIAVGEVTPEADRLIRVAEEALFKGIAQVKAGNYLMDIAGAIEDHVKANSYSVVEDFTGHGVGRNLHEEPSVFNFRTREMPNVKLRPGMTLAIEPILNAGSKHTRTLSDRWTAVTVDNALSAQFEHTVLVTETGYEILTDRSKV
- a CDS encoding type II toxin-antitoxin system HigB family toxin, coding for MHLISIRNLRVDAARYSDVASQIESWYRVVKSASWRHLDDVRKVYLTAEAVSHFTIFNIKGNAYRLIVGIDYETQTVYHKYFLTHAEYDKEDWKNDPYY
- a CDS encoding helix-turn-helix domain-containing protein produces the protein MTFDNATYSQLLVEYQPKIITTEEEYDRALQTVEKLMINKKRTPEQTALLQLLVTLIEDHENKFYPIPLSSAHAVLAHLIEVKGIKQVDLVGILGSKGVVSEVINGKRSISKAQAKALGEFFNVSPALFI